A single Fluviispira vulneris DNA region contains:
- the cheB gene encoding chemotaxis-specific protein-glutamate methyltransferase CheB → MEQSEELIIHGILKLTHAETGMVLTEANKDMLETRIKKRMINLGFDSLYQYDLYLKKNLETEKSSLISLLTTHHSYFFREYFHFEEIETKYIDSLLEKNNYQELQIWSAACSQGQEPYSIAMLMEKLKKQNKYLNLNYKILASDIDQESINYAKNGVYYYKDIEKIPKVYITGNWQRGTGELRQYVKIKDYIKQRVEFKKINLLDSNSFFPNKIFDIIFCRNVLIYFNSEQINIIIKSILKYLKPNGILILGISETINKNDLKLNLIDKSIYMHLEYTNSLIEKEKISIPEKKLIHVFCIDDSVTILRQLEKILTNERGFKIVGTASSAAEARSSIRNAPNIDIVILDLYLPDESGIDYIKSIPEINNHPPILIMSSIERDSAKMAQEALTYGAVDYVEKIGFENIKKLSDELCFKIETIYNEYKENNIANKKNTYLKKEKEKIKILIVEDSETIRYQLKKMLSRNKDIEVVAELSDALLIEETIAKYNPDILTLDIKLPKMNGVEVLKRLIPKRKIPTIIVSSLNINEGSLVMDALANGAVDYFQKPKHERMEEEADSLIEKILNAKNARIRVYDKKSIQKLKTPSGIVDKNYLICIGSSTGGTEAIKYILQDMPETIPPILIVQHIPKVFSAAFAQSLGMHCQFEVVEAKNNDIIYANKVYIAPGGLQMKVERFEDKLIIKISEGIKGLIHKPSVDVLFHSVAELGLRKTMGIILTGMGSDGAKGLKHLKETGAITIAQNEESCVIFGMPKEAINLNAVDYIEPLENISNRISNIILAKQPTVRKFQN, encoded by the coding sequence ATGGAGCAGTCAGAAGAGCTCATTATACATGGAATATTAAAACTCACCCATGCAGAAACGGGTATGGTGTTAACAGAAGCTAATAAAGATATGCTTGAAACACGCATAAAAAAAAGAATGATAAATTTAGGTTTTGATTCACTCTATCAATATGATCTTTATCTTAAAAAAAATTTAGAAACTGAAAAATCATCTCTTATTTCTTTACTCACAACTCACCACTCATACTTTTTTAGAGAATATTTCCATTTTGAGGAAATTGAGACGAAATATATTGACAGTTTACTTGAAAAAAATAACTACCAAGAATTACAAATTTGGAGTGCTGCATGCAGCCAAGGACAAGAACCTTATTCAATTGCAATGCTCATGGAAAAATTAAAAAAACAAAACAAATATCTTAACTTAAACTATAAAATTTTAGCGAGCGATATTGATCAAGAATCAATTAATTATGCTAAAAATGGAGTGTATTATTATAAAGATATTGAAAAAATTCCAAAGGTTTATATTACAGGAAATTGGCAAAGAGGCACTGGTGAATTACGACAGTATGTTAAAATAAAAGATTATATTAAACAGAGAGTTGAATTTAAGAAAATTAATTTGCTTGATTCAAATTCTTTTTTTCCAAACAAAATATTTGACATAATTTTTTGTAGAAATGTCTTAATTTATTTTAACTCTGAGCAAATAAATATAATAATAAAAAGTATTTTAAAGTATTTAAAGCCCAATGGTATCCTAATTCTTGGAATAAGCGAAACTATAAATAAAAATGATTTAAAGCTAAATTTAATAGACAAATCCATTTATATGCATTTAGAGTATACGAATTCATTAATTGAAAAAGAAAAAATTTCCATTCCTGAAAAAAAACTTATTCATGTATTCTGTATAGATGATTCAGTAACAATTCTTAGACAACTTGAGAAAATATTAACAAATGAACGTGGTTTCAAAATCGTGGGAACAGCATCTTCAGCAGCTGAAGCTCGCAGCTCTATCCGCAACGCACCAAATATAGATATCGTTATTTTAGACCTCTATTTACCTGATGAATCCGGTATTGATTACATAAAATCAATTCCAGAAATAAATAATCACCCTCCTATACTTATTATGAGCTCTATAGAACGCGATAGTGCTAAAATGGCACAAGAGGCTCTCACTTATGGTGCAGTTGATTATGTAGAGAAAATTGGTTTTGAAAATATCAAAAAATTAAGCGATGAATTGTGCTTCAAAATTGAAACAATTTATAACGAATACAAAGAAAACAACATAGCTAATAAAAAAAATACTTATCTTAAAAAAGAAAAAGAAAAAATAAAAATATTAATAGTTGAAGACTCTGAAACCATCCGCTATCAATTAAAAAAAATGCTTTCTAGAAATAAAGACATAGAAGTTGTGGCAGAGCTCAGCGATGCTCTTTTAATAGAGGAAACCATAGCAAAATATAATCCCGATATCTTAACCCTTGACATTAAACTTCCAAAAATGAATGGAGTTGAAGTTCTGAAGCGGCTCATACCTAAAAGAAAGATTCCAACAATCATTGTCAGTTCACTTAATATAAATGAAGGTTCTTTGGTCATGGATGCTTTAGCAAATGGTGCTGTTGATTATTTTCAAAAGCCAAAACATGAACGAATGGAGGAAGAAGCAGATTCTCTCATTGAAAAAATTCTCAATGCAAAAAATGCTAGAATAAGGGTTTATGATAAAAAAAGCATACAAAAGTTAAAGACACCATCTGGTATAGTTGATAAAAATTATTTGATATGTATTGGTTCTTCAACGGGGGGAACAGAGGCAATTAAATATATCCTACAGGATATGCCTGAGACAATTCCTCCTATTCTCATTGTTCAACATATTCCAAAAGTTTTCTCAGCTGCCTTTGCCCAAAGTTTGGGAATGCATTGTCAGTTTGAAGTCGTTGAAGCCAAAAATAACGATATTATCTATGCAAATAAAGTTTATATCGCTCCTGGCGGATTACAAATGAAAGTTGAACGATTTGAAGATAAACTGATCATCAAAATTTCTGAAGGTATAAAAGGACTTATCCACAAACCCTCTGTCGATGTACTCTTTCACTCAGTTGCTGAACTCGGCCTTAGAAAAACGATGGGTATTATTCTCACAGGCATGGGTTCTGACGGAGCTAAAGGACTAAAACATCTAAAAGAAACAGGCGCCATTACCATTGCGCAAAATGAAGAAAGTTGTGTGATTTTTGGCATGCCGAAAGAAGCAATCAATTTGAATGCGGTAGATTATATAGAGCCGCTTGAAAATATTTCTAATAGAATTAGTAATATAATTCTAGCAAAGCAGCCGACAGTTAGAAAATTTCAAAATTAG